One genomic region from Caballeronia sp. M1242 encodes:
- a CDS encoding ABC transporter permease, giving the protein MKASKWLADRQFNFLIGVNLLVVIVATWLSHGQFLDIDNLQSMGGQLPELGLLALGIMLSMVSGNGGIDLSGVGLANLSGMVAAMALPHIVSADDSPALYTAVFVGIVVAMGVVGGLLNGVVIAKLRLTPILCTLGTQLLFTGIAVVLSNGASVRVEYVDPLSNIGNGTFLQVPVSLWIFIAAVLGLGWVLKRTPFGLRLYLMGTNPKAAFYAGIPRARMLILTYGMCGVLASLAGLISATHTSSAKWDYGNSYLLIAILIAVMGGVNPAGGYGRIVCVFLAATVLQFLSSLFNLLGVSQFFGDCAWGFLLLASLAFAGGERVRAIFGIGGAKPTSKIPPPPASTGR; this is encoded by the coding sequence ATGAAGGCGTCGAAGTGGCTCGCTGACCGGCAGTTCAACTTTCTGATCGGCGTGAATCTGCTGGTGGTGATCGTCGCGACATGGCTTTCGCACGGCCAGTTTCTCGACATCGACAATCTTCAGTCGATGGGCGGCCAATTGCCCGAACTCGGCTTGCTCGCGCTCGGCATCATGTTGTCGATGGTCTCGGGCAATGGCGGCATCGACCTCTCGGGCGTCGGGCTCGCGAACCTCTCGGGCATGGTCGCGGCGATGGCTCTGCCGCACATCGTCTCCGCCGACGATTCGCCCGCGCTCTATACGGCCGTGTTCGTCGGCATCGTCGTCGCGATGGGCGTGGTCGGCGGCCTGCTGAACGGTGTGGTCATTGCCAAGCTCAGGCTGACGCCGATTCTCTGCACGCTCGGCACCCAATTGCTGTTCACGGGCATTGCCGTCGTGTTGAGCAACGGCGCATCGGTGCGAGTCGAATATGTCGATCCGCTATCGAACATCGGCAATGGCACGTTCCTTCAGGTGCCCGTTTCGCTGTGGATCTTCATTGCGGCGGTGCTCGGGCTCGGCTGGGTGCTCAAGCGCACGCCGTTCGGCCTGCGGCTTTACCTGATGGGCACGAATCCCAAAGCCGCCTTCTATGCAGGCATTCCGCGCGCGCGCATGCTGATTCTGACTTACGGCATGTGCGGCGTGCTCGCATCGCTCGCGGGTCTCATCAGCGCAACGCATACGTCCAGCGCGAAGTGGGATTACGGCAACTCTTATCTCTTGATCGCGATTCTGATCGCGGTGATGGGCGGCGTGAATCCGGCGGGCGGCTACGGACGCATTGTCTGCGTGTTTCTCGCGGCAACGGTCCTGCAGTTCCTGTCGAGCCTCTTCAATCTGCTTGGCGTCTCGCAGTTTTTCGGCGATTGCGCGTGGGGCTTCCTGCTGCTCGCGTCGCTCGCCTTCGCGGGTGGCGAACGCGTGCGCGCGATCTTCGGCATCGGCGGCGCCAAGCCCACATCCAAGATTCCACCGCCGCCTGCATCGACGGGACGTTGA
- the rbsK gene encoding ribokinase, with product MSGSVVILGIYVTDLAFRAQRMPLLGETVAGSAFAMGPGGKGSNQAVAAARAGADVIFCTRIGNDAFGKIAQATWAAEGITSRASVIDDIATGAAHIYVDENTGGNAIIVAAGAAGTLGPADVDAIEADIAKAAVFVTQLEQPIPAAKRGLELARKHGVTTVFNPAPALALDDDIYPLCDYITPNETEAAALTGVAVKSVDDARRAADVLLSKGARAAIITLGEAGALLHSASESVLVPAFECGRVVETAGAGDGFTGGFAAALARGDSALDAVRFGCALASISVTRPGTAPSMPRLDEINALLSERSVTQ from the coding sequence ATGAGCGGCAGCGTCGTCATCCTCGGCATCTATGTGACGGACCTCGCTTTCCGCGCGCAGCGCATGCCTTTGCTTGGCGAAACGGTGGCGGGCTCCGCGTTTGCGATGGGACCGGGCGGCAAGGGTTCGAATCAGGCCGTGGCCGCCGCCCGCGCGGGCGCGGACGTCATCTTCTGCACGCGCATCGGCAACGATGCGTTCGGCAAGATCGCGCAGGCCACGTGGGCGGCCGAAGGCATTACATCGCGAGCCAGCGTGATAGACGATATCGCGACCGGCGCCGCGCATATCTACGTGGACGAAAACACCGGCGGCAATGCGATCATCGTCGCGGCGGGCGCGGCCGGCACGCTCGGCCCCGCTGACGTGGATGCGATCGAAGCGGACATCGCGAAGGCAGCCGTCTTCGTCACGCAACTGGAGCAGCCCATTCCGGCCGCGAAACGCGGGCTCGAACTCGCCCGGAAGCATGGCGTGACGACCGTCTTCAACCCGGCGCCCGCGCTCGCGCTCGACGACGATATCTATCCGCTTTGCGACTACATCACGCCGAATGAGACCGAGGCGGCGGCATTGACGGGAGTCGCCGTGAAGTCTGTCGACGATGCGCGTCGCGCGGCGGATGTTCTGTTGAGCAAGGGCGCGCGCGCGGCGATCATCACGTTGGGCGAGGCGGGCGCGCTCCTGCATAGCGCGAGCGAATCGGTGCTGGTTCCCGCGTTCGAATGCGGACGCGTGGTCGAAACGGCCGGCGCGGGCGATGGCTTCACCGGCGGTTTCGCGGCGGCGCTCGCGCGCGGCGACAGCGCGCTCGATGCCGTGCGCTTCGGATGCGCGTTGGCGAGCATCTCGGTCACGCGGCCCGGCACCGCGCCTTCGATGCCTCGCCTCGACGAAATCAATGCATTGTTGAGCGAAAGGAGCGTGACGCAATGA
- a CDS encoding RbsD/FucU family protein — protein sequence MLKNIDPLLNADILYALAAMGHGDEVVVCDANFPGDSVARQTVLGKLLRIDGANAPRVVRAVLSVMPLDTFVDDPAGRMEVVGDATALPAVQREAQREVDHAEGREVAFAPIERFAFYERAKKAYCVIRTGETRGYGCFIFKKGVQLAPDAPQGDAP from the coding sequence TTGCTGAAGAACATTGACCCGCTTCTGAACGCCGACATTCTTTACGCGCTCGCCGCGATGGGACACGGCGATGAAGTCGTCGTTTGCGACGCCAACTTTCCCGGCGATTCGGTCGCGCGGCAGACGGTGCTCGGCAAGCTCTTGCGGATCGACGGCGCGAATGCGCCGCGTGTCGTGCGCGCGGTGCTGTCGGTGATGCCGCTGGACACATTCGTGGACGATCCCGCAGGCCGCATGGAAGTCGTCGGCGACGCGACCGCCTTGCCCGCCGTGCAGCGCGAAGCGCAACGCGAAGTCGATCACGCCGAAGGCCGCGAAGTGGCGTTCGCGCCGATCGAACGCTTCGCGTTCTATGAGCGCGCGAAAAAGGCGTATTGCGTCATCCGCACGGGCGAGACGCGCGGCTATGGCTGTTTCATCTTCAAGAAAGGCGTGCAGCTCGCGCCGGATGCGCCGCAAGGGGACGCGCCATGA
- a CDS encoding aldehyde dehydrogenase family protein, with translation MSVAHYFSSMEYGPAPEDDRAVRAWLDQHAGRFGHFIDGAWRDGADEHRFDSREPATGCVLASIAQASSGDVDAAVRAAHDALEAWQGIGGAGRARHLYALSRMVQRHSRLFAVLESLDNGKPIRESRDIDIPLVSRHFLHHAGWAQLQDREFADWAPLGVIGQIVPWNFPLLMLAWKIAPALALGNCVVLKPAEYTSLTALLFAELAHRAGLPKGVLNVVTGDGRTGAALVEHPRVAKIAFTGSTEVGRQIRATTAGSGKSLTLELGGKSPFIVFDDADIDSAVEGVVDAIWFNQGQVCCAGSRLLVQEGIEARFIDKLKRRMETLRVGPSLDKGVDMSAIVDDVQLERIRALVAKGESEGCEIHQPSRLVLPEGGAFFAPTLVTNVAPASTLAQEEIFGPVLVSMSFRTPDEAVALANNTRYGLAASVWSENISRALDVAPRLQCGVVWINATNLFDAAVGFGGYRESGFGREGGREGIYEYLKPRAWSKLPMRSDTQAPPVEPDSLMESANVSAIDRTAKLFIGGKQARPDSGYSRLVRSPAGEIVGEVAEGNRKDIRNAVAAARGMTKWAAASAHNRAQVLYYLAENLSARADEFARQLVTRAGSSERDAKREVDASIARLFTYAAWADKFDGAVHAPPLHGVALAMHEPVGVIGVICPDEAPLLGFVSLIAPALALGNTVVAVPSMTCPLMATDFYQVADTSDVPGGALNIVTGDARSLAKTLAQHDDVDALWCFNGAALSAMAERESVGNLKRTFVDHGRLFDWHDASSEGLPFLRQAVQVKNIWVPYGD, from the coding sequence ATGAGCGTAGCCCACTATTTTTCTTCGATGGAATACGGACCCGCACCGGAAGACGATCGCGCCGTGCGCGCATGGCTCGATCAACACGCCGGACGCTTCGGCCATTTCATCGACGGCGCATGGCGAGACGGCGCGGACGAACATCGCTTCGATTCGCGCGAGCCGGCGACGGGCTGCGTGCTCGCGTCGATCGCGCAAGCATCGAGCGGCGACGTGGATGCCGCCGTGCGAGCCGCGCACGACGCGCTGGAAGCATGGCAAGGCATCGGCGGCGCGGGCCGCGCGCGGCACCTGTACGCACTGTCGCGCATGGTGCAGAGGCATAGCCGCCTCTTCGCCGTCCTGGAATCGCTCGATAACGGCAAGCCGATTCGCGAATCGCGCGACATCGATATCCCCCTTGTTTCAAGGCACTTTCTGCATCATGCGGGCTGGGCGCAATTGCAGGATCGCGAGTTCGCGGACTGGGCGCCGCTCGGCGTGATCGGGCAAATCGTGCCGTGGAATTTTCCGCTGCTGATGCTCGCGTGGAAGATTGCGCCCGCGCTTGCGCTCGGCAATTGCGTCGTGTTGAAGCCCGCGGAATACACGTCGCTCACGGCGTTGCTCTTCGCGGAACTCGCGCACCGCGCCGGCTTGCCCAAGGGCGTGCTCAACGTCGTGACCGGAGATGGCCGCACGGGCGCGGCGCTCGTCGAGCATCCGCGCGTCGCGAAGATCGCGTTCACCGGTTCGACCGAAGTCGGCCGCCAGATTCGCGCGACGACGGCGGGCTCGGGCAAATCGCTCACGCTGGAATTGGGCGGCAAGTCGCCGTTCATCGTGTTCGACGACGCCGATATCGACTCGGCCGTCGAAGGTGTCGTCGATGCGATCTGGTTCAACCAAGGCCAGGTGTGCTGCGCGGGTTCGCGTCTGCTGGTGCAGGAAGGCATCGAAGCGCGCTTTATCGACAAGCTCAAGCGCCGCATGGAAACGCTGCGCGTCGGGCCGTCGTTGGACAAGGGCGTCGACATGAGCGCCATTGTCGATGACGTGCAGCTCGAACGCATTCGCGCGCTCGTGGCGAAAGGCGAAAGCGAAGGATGCGAGATTCACCAGCCCTCGCGTCTGGTGCTGCCCGAAGGCGGGGCGTTTTTCGCGCCGACGCTGGTGACGAACGTCGCGCCGGCATCGACGCTCGCGCAAGAGGAAATCTTCGGGCCCGTGCTCGTCTCGATGAGCTTTCGCACGCCCGACGAAGCCGTCGCCCTGGCGAACAACACGCGCTATGGCCTCGCCGCGAGCGTCTGGAGCGAGAACATCAGCCGCGCGCTGGACGTCGCGCCCCGCCTGCAATGCGGTGTCGTATGGATCAACGCGACGAATCTGTTCGATGCGGCAGTGGGCTTCGGCGGCTATCGCGAGTCCGGTTTCGGGCGGGAAGGCGGACGCGAGGGCATATACGAATATCTCAAGCCGCGCGCATGGTCCAAGCTGCCGATGCGCTCCGACACGCAAGCGCCGCCCGTCGAGCCGGACTCGCTGATGGAATCGGCCAACGTCAGCGCGATCGACCGCACGGCGAAGCTCTTCATCGGCGGCAAGCAGGCGCGGCCGGATAGCGGTTACTCGCGGCTCGTTCGCTCGCCTGCGGGCGAGATCGTCGGCGAAGTGGCCGAGGGCAATCGCAAGGACATTCGCAATGCCGTGGCGGCGGCGCGCGGCATGACGAAATGGGCGGCAGCGAGCGCGCACAACCGCGCGCAGGTGTTGTATTACCTCGCGGAGAATCTCAGCGCGCGAGCGGATGAATTCGCGCGCCAACTCGTGACGCGCGCGGGTTCGAGCGAACGCGATGCGAAGCGCGAAGTCGATGCGTCGATTGCCCGCTTGTTCACGTACGCAGCGTGGGCCGACAAGTTCGACGGCGCGGTGCATGCGCCGCCGCTGCACGGCGTCGCGCTGGCGATGCACGAGCCGGTCGGCGTGATCGGCGTCATCTGTCCGGACGAAGCGCCGTTGCTCGGCTTCGTCTCGCTGATCGCGCCCGCGCTCGCGCTGGGCAATACGGTCGTGGCGGTGCCGAGCATGACGTGCCCGCTCATGGCGACAGACTTCTATCAGGTCGCGGATACGTCCGACGTGCCGGGCGGCGCGCTCAACATCGTGACCGGCGACGCGCGCTCGCTTGCGAAAACGCTCGCCCAGCACGATGACGTCGACGCGCTCTGGTGCTTCAATGGCGCGGCGCTTTCGGCGATGGCCGAGCGCGAATCGGTCGGCAATCTGAAGCGAACCTTCGTCGATCACGGACGACTGTTCGACTGGCATGATGCATCGAGTGAAGGTTTGCCCTTCTTGCGCCAAGCCGTGCAAGTCAAGAATATCTGGGTGCCGTATGGAGATTGA
- the deoC gene encoding deoxyribose-phosphate aldolase yields the protein MLETAPKSIVAWPGTAHPATRARNPGVPFDLAWLEGLRVNQSAVARRAASFGLRRSVKKDAQAAWLLKAITCIDLTTLSGDDTTARVQRLCAKARRPLREDLLDALGMSDQPITTGAVCVYHRFVKTAVEALADSGIPVAAVSTGFPAGLNPHALKLREIEASVADGAKEIDIVVTREHVLTGNWQALYDEMRDFRAACGDAHVKAILGTGDIRTLSNVAKASMICMMAGADFIKTSTGKEGVNATLDVSLVMVRMIREYLTRTGIAIGFKPAGGVSTAKSVLNYQVLMKEELGREWLEADLFRIGASSLLADIERQLEHHVSGRYSAFNRHPVA from the coding sequence ATGCTGGAAACCGCACCGAAGTCCATCGTCGCGTGGCCCGGAACCGCTCACCCGGCCACGCGCGCGCGCAATCCCGGCGTCCCTTTCGACCTCGCATGGCTCGAAGGACTGCGCGTCAATCAGTCGGCGGTCGCGCGCCGGGCCGCGAGCTTCGGCTTGCGTCGCTCCGTCAAGAAAGACGCGCAAGCGGCGTGGCTCTTGAAGGCGATCACCTGCATCGACCTCACGACGCTAAGCGGCGACGACACCACCGCGCGCGTGCAACGGCTCTGCGCCAAGGCACGCCGCCCGCTGCGCGAGGACTTGCTCGACGCGCTCGGCATGTCGGATCAACCGATCACGACAGGCGCCGTGTGCGTCTATCACCGCTTCGTCAAGACGGCGGTTGAGGCGCTCGCCGATAGCGGCATTCCGGTCGCCGCCGTGTCCACCGGATTCCCCGCCGGCCTGAATCCACATGCGCTCAAGCTGCGCGAGATCGAAGCATCGGTGGCCGACGGCGCGAAGGAAATCGACATCGTCGTGACGCGGGAGCACGTGCTCACCGGAAATTGGCAAGCGCTCTACGACGAGATGCGCGACTTCCGCGCGGCTTGCGGCGATGCGCACGTCAAGGCGATTCTCGGCACCGGCGACATACGCACGCTTTCCAACGTCGCGAAGGCTTCGATGATCTGCATGATGGCCGGCGCCGATTTCATCAAGACATCCACGGGCAAGGAAGGCGTCAATGCGACGCTCGACGTGTCGCTCGTGATGGTGCGCATGATTCGCGAATATCTGACGCGCACGGGCATCGCGATCGGCTTCAAGCCGGCGGGCGGCGTCTCGACCGCGAAATCGGTGCTGAACTATCAGGTTCTCATGAAGGAGGAACTCGGGCGCGAATGGCTCGAAGCGGACTTGTTCCGCATTGGCGCGTCCAGCCTGCTTGCCGATATCGAGCGGCAACTCGAACATCACGTGAGCGGGCGCTATTCGGCGTTCAACCGCCATCCGGTCGCCTGA
- a CDS encoding LLM class flavin-dependent oxidoreductase, whose product MSASLPRQLHLNINALHSGFVPSAWRVAKADPRAFIDVNHYVRLAQTAERACLDAIFLADNAAISDQLDMRPITALEPTMLLTSVAAATTHIGLIATASTSYNEPYNIARRFATLDLISGGRAGWNIVTTADLPSARNFGLDAVPQHAERYARADEFATLVKSLWNSWEDDALVADKASGRFVDLDKLHPAQHRGRFFGVQGALNLPRSAQGHPVLVQAGASGDGRELAARHAEAVFSASQSFDESRAYRADLNERAARYGRGPNAVKVLAGLTTIIGATESEALRRRDELVDLIPWRYSLNRLAGTLGVPVESLQLDARLPADLPLPNDGNGNHTFFNATLAQARTHGYTVRELVRALAGGGGHRVIVGTPEQVADDITHWFENGAADGFNLMPDVLPDGLEAFTDGVVPILQRRGIFRRAYEGTTLRGHLGLAVPAGRGAPAVEPEARAA is encoded by the coding sequence ATGAGCGCATCTCTTCCGCGCCAGTTGCATCTCAACATCAACGCGCTGCATTCGGGCTTCGTGCCGTCGGCGTGGCGCGTGGCGAAGGCCGATCCGCGCGCGTTCATCGACGTGAATCATTACGTGCGGCTCGCGCAGACCGCCGAGCGCGCCTGCCTCGACGCGATTTTTCTGGCGGACAACGCCGCGATCTCCGATCAGCTCGACATGCGTCCGATCACCGCGCTCGAACCGACGATGCTGCTCACGAGCGTGGCCGCCGCGACCACGCATATCGGACTCATCGCGACCGCTTCGACGAGCTACAACGAGCCGTACAACATCGCGCGCCGGTTCGCGACGCTCGATCTGATCAGCGGCGGCCGCGCCGGCTGGAACATCGTGACGACGGCCGATCTGCCGTCCGCGCGCAACTTCGGTCTCGACGCGGTGCCGCAGCACGCGGAACGCTATGCCCGCGCCGATGAGTTCGCGACGCTCGTGAAATCGCTCTGGAATAGCTGGGAAGACGATGCGCTGGTGGCGGACAAGGCAAGCGGGCGTTTCGTCGATCTGGACAAGCTGCATCCGGCGCAGCATCGCGGGCGTTTCTTCGGCGTGCAGGGCGCGCTCAACCTGCCGCGTTCGGCGCAAGGGCATCCGGTGCTGGTGCAGGCGGGCGCATCGGGCGACGGACGCGAACTGGCCGCGCGTCACGCGGAGGCCGTGTTCTCGGCGTCGCAGTCGTTCGACGAATCGCGCGCCTACCGCGCCGACCTCAACGAGCGGGCGGCGCGCTATGGACGCGGCCCGAACGCCGTGAAGGTGCTCGCCGGACTGACCACGATCATCGGCGCCACAGAAAGCGAGGCGCTGCGCCGTCGCGATGAACTCGTCGATCTGATTCCTTGGCGCTACAGCCTCAACCGCCTTGCCGGAACGCTCGGCGTGCCCGTGGAATCGCTGCAACTCGATGCCCGCCTGCCCGCCGATCTCCCGCTGCCCAACGACGGCAACGGCAATCACACGTTCTTCAACGCGACGCTCGCGCAGGCGCGCACGCACGGCTATACGGTGCGCGAACTGGTGCGCGCGCTGGCGGGCGGCGGCGGGCATCGCGTGATCGTCGGCACGCCCGAACAGGTGGCCGACGACATCACGCACTGGTTCGAAAACGGCGCGGCCGACGGCTTCAATCTGATGCCGGACGTGCTGCCCGACGGTCTCGAAGCGTTCACGGACGGCGTCGTGCCGATCCTTCAGCGGCGCGGCATCTTTCGTCGCGCTTACGAAGGCACGACGCTGCGCGGACACCTCGGTCTCGCAGTACCGGCGGGGCGGGGCGCGCCTGCGGTGGAGCCCGAAGCGCGGGCGGCCTGA
- a CDS encoding acyl-CoA dehydrogenase family protein produces the protein MSTLARIRTEPDHALQDALDALPALAREIGEEAAAREARRELPFEAFARFRASGLGKLRLPVEWGGLGGSLEDVFHVISTLAAHESNVAHALRIHFDQTEALLLSPRTPFNALQIERIVDGAIFGGASTEAGTSRPGEITTQLTRDGDHYRLSGRKYYATGTAFADYARLNVQDDRGEPVVAIVPVRREGLHVLDDWDGMGQRMTASGSLVFDSLRVEADEIAPRNLTTLAGRHAGALRQLHLVAVAAGIVRNVLADAKRYVVQHGRPALHSPAPTAREDAFIQQVVGDLSSHSHAIDALVRENARALDRSSRAVRDGDARADALVLEGALVTARTQLVVSKLALHAAERMFEAGGASATSRAHNFDRHWRNLRTIFSHNPLLHKSRVIGDYELNGVTTHLTEGRVF, from the coding sequence ATGTCGACACTCGCACGAATCCGCACAGAGCCGGATCACGCATTGCAGGACGCGCTCGATGCGCTGCCGGCGCTCGCCCGCGAAATCGGCGAAGAAGCCGCCGCCCGCGAGGCGCGCCGCGAGTTGCCGTTCGAAGCGTTCGCGCGCTTTCGGGCCTCGGGCTTAGGCAAGCTGCGTCTGCCGGTGGAGTGGGGCGGTCTCGGCGGCTCGCTCGAAGACGTGTTCCACGTGATCTCGACGCTCGCCGCGCATGAAAGCAACGTGGCGCATGCGCTGCGCATCCACTTCGATCAGACCGAGGCGCTGCTGCTTTCGCCGCGCACGCCGTTCAACGCGTTGCAGATCGAGCGCATCGTCGATGGCGCGATCTTCGGCGGCGCCTCGACCGAAGCGGGCACGTCGCGCCCGGGCGAGATCACGACGCAACTCACGCGCGACGGCGACCACTATCGCCTGAGCGGGCGCAAGTACTACGCGACGGGCACGGCCTTCGCGGACTATGCGCGGCTCAACGTGCAGGATGATCGCGGCGAACCGGTCGTCGCGATCGTGCCCGTCCGGCGCGAAGGTCTGCATGTGCTCGACGACTGGGACGGCATGGGTCAGCGCATGACGGCAAGCGGCAGTCTCGTGTTCGATTCGTTGCGCGTGGAGGCCGACGAAATCGCGCCGCGCAATCTGACGACGCTTGCCGGCCGCCACGCCGGCGCGCTGCGACAACTGCATCTGGTGGCGGTCGCGGCGGGCATCGTGCGCAACGTGCTCGCCGATGCCAAACGCTACGTCGTGCAACACGGACGCCCCGCGCTGCATAGTCCCGCGCCGACCGCGCGCGAGGATGCGTTCATTCAACAGGTCGTGGGCGATCTGTCGTCGCACAGTCACGCGATCGACGCCCTCGTGCGCGAGAACGCCCGCGCGCTCGACCGCTCGTCGCGCGCGGTGCGCGACGGCGACGCGCGCGCCGATGCGCTCGTGCTCGAAGGCGCGCTCGTCACCGCGCGCACGCAACTGGTCGTGAGCAAGCTCGCGTTGCATGCGGCGGAACGCATGTTCGAAGCGGGCGGGGCGTCGGCCACGTCGCGCGCGCACAACTTCGACCGCCACTGGCGCAACTTACGCACCATCTTCAGCCACAACCCGCTGCTGCATAAATCGCGGGTGATCGGCGATTACGAACTGAACGGCGTGACCACGCACCTGACCGAAGGGCGCGTGTTCTGA
- a CDS encoding ABC transporter ATP-binding protein, with protein MSDANLLQVRDLRVNFGAHQAVRGVDFDIAQGETLALVGESGCGKSATALSLMRLVPAPGIVTGSVRFAGRELLTLAPREMREIRGAQISMIFQEPMTSLNPVLSIGAQIAETLRQHEALSKQAALRRAVELLDLVHVPEPQRRVSDYPHELSGGQRQRVMIAMAVACRPRLLIADEPTTALDVTIQARILELLDELKRELSMSLLLITHDLGVVAQHADRVAVMLAGQKVEEARVETLFAAPAHAYTRGLLGASLNLSGDIHYRDWTLPEIRHGSRENGDAAFNVTPLAPRTFDAATPPADAPLLSVDRLTVDYAHRHGKGTLRAVDGVSFDIAAGETVGLVGESGCGKSTLSRAILRLAPVTGGSIRLQGTDLVPLTERALRPLRRRVQMVFQDPYASLNPRRTVGEILDTVMAVNGIGGDARSRRVRALAMLDRVGLPAAALARYPHEFSGGQRQRIGIARALVLEPALLICDEPVSALDVSIQAQILNLLVELKRDLGLAYLFISHDLSVVRYIADRVHVMHGGRIVESGGHRDIWRAPRHAYTRALLDAIPAGRPNAHAA; from the coding sequence ATGAGCGACGCCAATCTGCTGCAAGTGCGCGACTTGCGCGTGAACTTCGGCGCGCATCAGGCGGTGCGCGGCGTCGATTTCGACATCGCGCAAGGCGAGACGCTGGCGCTCGTCGGCGAATCGGGCTGCGGCAAGTCCGCGACGGCGCTCTCGCTGATGCGGCTCGTGCCGGCGCCGGGCATCGTCACGGGCAGCGTGCGCTTTGCCGGCCGCGAGTTGCTGACGCTCGCGCCGCGCGAGATGCGCGAGATTCGCGGCGCGCAGATTTCGATGATCTTTCAGGAGCCGATGACCTCGCTCAATCCGGTGCTGTCCATCGGCGCGCAGATCGCCGAGACGTTGCGTCAGCACGAAGCGCTTTCGAAGCAGGCGGCGCTGCGCCGTGCCGTCGAATTGCTCGACCTCGTGCATGTGCCGGAACCGCAGCGGCGCGTGTCGGACTATCCGCACGAACTGTCGGGCGGCCAGCGCCAGCGCGTGATGATCGCGATGGCGGTGGCGTGCCGTCCGCGCCTTTTGATCGCCGATGAGCCGACCACCGCGCTCGACGTCACGATTCAGGCGCGCATTCTCGAACTGCTCGACGAACTCAAGCGCGAGTTGTCGATGTCGCTACTGCTGATCACGCACGATCTGGGCGTGGTCGCGCAACACGCGGATCGCGTCGCCGTGATGCTGGCCGGGCAGAAAGTGGAAGAGGCGCGCGTGGAGACGCTTTTCGCCGCGCCGGCTCATGCCTACACGCGCGGTCTCTTGGGCGCGTCGCTGAATCTGTCGGGTGACATTCATTATCGGGACTGGACGCTGCCCGAGATTCGCCACGGCAGCCGCGAGAACGGCGACGCCGCCTTCAACGTGACGCCGCTTGCGCCGCGCACATTCGATGCGGCGACGCCTCCCGCCGATGCGCCGCTCTTGTCGGTGGACCGGCTCACGGTGGACTACGCGCATCGGCACGGCAAGGGCACGCTGCGCGCGGTGGACGGCGTGTCGTTCGATATCGCGGCCGGGGAGACCGTCGGTCTCGTCGGCGAATCAGGATGTGGCAAGTCGACGCTTTCTCGCGCGATTCTGCGGCTCGCGCCGGTCACCGGTGGCTCGATCCGTCTCCAAGGCACCGACCTCGTGCCGCTTACCGAACGTGCGCTGCGCCCGCTCCGGCGACGCGTGCAGATGGTGTTTCAGGACCCGTATGCGTCGCTCAATCCGCGCCGCACCGTCGGCGAGATTCTCGATACGGTGATGGCGGTGAACGGCATCGGTGGCGACGCTCGCTCGCGGCGCGTTCGCGCTTTGGCCATGCTCGATCGCGTCGGCCTGCCCGCCGCCGCGCTCGCTCGCTATCCGCACGAGTTCTCCGGCGGACAGCGGCAGCGCATCGGCATCGCCCGCGCGCTGGTGCTCGAACCGGCGCTCCTGATCTGCGACGAACCGGTGTCGGCGCTCGACGTTTCCATTCAGGCGCAGATTCTCAATCTGCTCGTCGAGCTGAAACGCGATCTCGGGCTCGCTTATCTCTTCATCTCGCACGATCTGTCTGTAGTGCGCTATATCGCCGACCGCGTGCATGTGATGCACGGCGGCAGGATCGTCGAAAGCGGCGGCCATCGCGATATCTGGCGCGCGCCGCGGCACGCCTACACGCGCGCGCTGCTCGATGCGATTCCCGCAGGGCGCCCGAACGCGCACGCGGCCTGA